The Pseudanabaena sp. FACHB-2040 genome segment ATGCCGTTTACTGGCTCCCTTACAATCTGGATTGTTTGAGCTAAAAACGAACCCATATCGCACGAACGAGGCGCGATACGTTCACAAGAACTGCCCAAAGGCCCAGAAGCCGCCTACCGTTATTCCCTCTCGTTTTTTAGTGGCATGTGAACATGGCCACTTAGACGACTTTCCCTGGCATTATTTCGTTCACCGAGGCCCTTCAGATTGTCAAGGGTCTCTGCGATTTGAGGAATACGGAGTAGCAGGGGCAGCCACTGACATCATGGTTCGCTGTAATGGCTGTGAAACTAAGGCTCGCCGCCTATCTGAAGCCTTTGGAGAACAAGGTAAGCAGAACATGCCCCGCTGTCGAGGTCGTCATCCCCACATTCGCAGCTTCGATGAGGAGTGCTCAAAGCAGATGCGGGGCATGTTTCTAGGCGCGTCCAATGGCTGGTTTGCCATTACTTTATCAGCCCTTTCCATCCCTATCGCCTCTAACCAACTGACCCAGATGGTTAGAGATAACTGGATCACTCTTGGTAAGGCAACCAGCCTTGAGATTTTAACAGTTCTACTGTCAGCGATGCAGGCTACCGGGCAACTCCAGGAGTTTGCCAAGTATTCTGTTGAGGACATTTGGCAAACCATCGAGTCAATTCAGCAGGGGGAGGAGGAGACCGATGCCAAAGACCTCAAAACCCCTGAATGGGAGGTATTTTCCCTGTCTGTCCCAACTCAAAACACCAATGAGTTTCAGCTGCGGCAGGTAGCCCCACCCACCGGCTATGAGCAGTATTTCGACAAGACAGTTTTAGTAGAGCGACTGCGAGAGGTGCGAGCGCTGATTGGTTTCACACGCATTCAGTCGCCCGGCGACTTTGATGATGCTGGAGATATCCCCTCCGAGTTCCGGGCTCCCATTAGCCGCAATAAGCCGTTCTGGGTACCGGCTACTGAAGTCAAAGGCGAGGGTATATTTCTGGAGTTCAACGAGACCCTACTTCGCAATTGGGAAAAGCAATCCAAGGTTTTTGAACGGGCAAACCGGACCCGCGATGCCCAAAAGCAATGGTTGCGCGTCCGAAACCTCGACCCCAAGAAAATCCCACCACCTAGCATCCGTTACATGCTGATGCATTCGTTTGCCCATGCCCTCATGCGTCAACTGGCTATTGAGTGCGGCTACAACGCTGCTAGCTTGCGGGAGCGGATCTACTCTAAGCCCCCTGAAGACGAAAACGGACCTCAAGCAGGCGTCTTGATATATACTGCTGCCCCTGATAGTGAAGGAACACTCGGCGGACTCGTGAATCTGGGAGAGACAAAGACCCTCGGCTATCACATTTCTCAGGCCCTAGCTAGCATGCGTCTCTGTGCTTCTGATCCACTCTGCGCAGACCATAATCCTACCCAAGGAACTCCTTCCCTACATTGGGCTGCCTGCCATGCCTGCTTGTTCAGCCCTGAAACGTCCTGTGAGCGAGGGAATAAGTATCTTGACCGCTCACTTCTAGTGCCCACCTTTGCCGATAAAGACCTTGCCTTCTTTCAGGATTAACCGGTGGCGTCTTCTCTACTAAAGGAAATTCACCTTATTGTTGGCCTGCTTCCGCGATCGGTGCTAGGTGAACTCACAGCCGTTTTGGCCAGAACCAATTCACCTTATGGTGAAGCACTGGCTAACAGCGTTCTCCAGCCTCTCAATAACCCTCGCTTTCGGCGGGCCATCAGCGACATGTTGGCTGCTTGGAAGGAAGACAGCTCTCTAGGCTGGAGCAGCAGGGAGCTGGCAGCAGCAATCTATAGTGCTGCCTACACGGCTGCAACAATACGGCAAGAGCTGGCTGTTGAACTCGTTTGGACCGGACCAGCTTCATCAGGCCTAGCTATCAGACGTACGGATCAGGTGCTTCTTCAACTAATTCGAGAATGCCAAAAAGACCTAACTCTAATTAGCTTTGCTATATACAAAATTCCTGAAATCGTAGAAGCTATCGTGGCAGCACTGAACCGGGGAGTCTCCTTGCGCATTGTGGCGGAAACTCCTGAATCTGGAGATGGCAAGATTGCTTTCGGTCTCCAGGCCACGTTTGGCCCTGAAATTATGAGGCGCTCTCAGGTTCTCATTTGGCCCATGGAGAAACGTCCAGCTAATGTGGCTGGTAAGTATGGCTCACTTCACGTTAAAGGGGCAGTCGCCGATGGAGCAAGGCTGTTCATCACCAGTGCCAATCTTACAGAGTACGCTCTCTCGCTAAACATGGAGATGGGCGTTCTGATAAGAAATCAAGAGTTGGCTGGTCAGGTTCTTAGTCAAATTGATCAGCTAGTCCTGGAGGCAATCCTTGTGCCTCTCCCCCACTGATGCCCTCTTGCCAACACATGCTACTGGAGTAATTTCTAAAGCTTTCCGATTTTAAGGTGAGCAACCGCCTTGCCAAAGACCTGAAGCGGGAATTCCCCGACATGTAAGGCTTCTCCTAGCGCAACCTGAAATACAATACGCGCGTTTGCTGAGGCATATCCCGAAGAGGAATTTGTG includes the following:
- the drmC gene encoding DISARM system phospholipase D-like protein DrmC; its protein translation is MASSLLKEIHLIVGLLPRSVLGELTAVLARTNSPYGEALANSVLQPLNNPRFRRAISDMLAAWKEDSSLGWSSRELAAAIYSAAYTAATIRQELAVELVWTGPASSGLAIRRTDQVLLQLIRECQKDLTLISFAIYKIPEIVEAIVAALNRGVSLRIVAETPESGDGKIAFGLQATFGPEIMRRSQVLIWPMEKRPANVAGKYGSLHVKGAVADGARLFITSANLTEYALSLNMEMGVLIRNQELAGQVLSQIDQLVLEAILVPLPH
- a CDS encoding DUF1998 domain-containing protein — translated: MTSSPYKHKVGELRPSQILFTYGIGAIADLPSLSVVVMGLDGWDKTRTLELSEERLLAAVRQELGGQVKELRSPPLPPESEGSYSPFDEAARIGIPVNPFPTWMLCPKCRLLAPLQSGLFELKTNPYRTNEARYVHKNCPKAQKPPTVIPSRFLVACEHGHLDDFPWHYFVHRGPSDCQGSLRFEEYGVAGAATDIMVRCNGCETKARRLSEAFGEQGKQNMPRCRGRHPHIRSFDEECSKQMRGMFLGASNGWFAITLSALSIPIASNQLTQMVRDNWITLGKATSLEILTVLLSAMQATGQLQEFAKYSVEDIWQTIESIQQGEEETDAKDLKTPEWEVFSLSVPTQNTNEFQLRQVAPPTGYEQYFDKTVLVERLREVRALIGFTRIQSPGDFDDAGDIPSEFRAPISRNKPFWVPATEVKGEGIFLEFNETLLRNWEKQSKVFERANRTRDAQKQWLRVRNLDPKKIPPPSIRYMLMHSFAHALMRQLAIECGYNAASLRERIYSKPPEDENGPQAGVLIYTAAPDSEGTLGGLVNLGETKTLGYHISQALASMRLCASDPLCADHNPTQGTPSLHWAACHACLFSPETSCERGNKYLDRSLLVPTFADKDLAFFQD